A window of the Megalopta genalis isolate 19385.01 chromosome 2, iyMegGena1_principal, whole genome shotgun sequence genome harbors these coding sequences:
- the tay gene encoding tay bridge kinase isoform X4 produces MSSLSSSLFLCCLPRPSLPTFFPLAPSPPLSTSSDPSSGSPPFTFSPLWLPLSFSPHHSCAASRTRDTRLLAANPAVIFCERSRLFRKSAIKLAGKNNVKKLHTLLSIVEEKPKVDTGQNNRHNEHHIKNHFKHNHYTHNSILTPSTLNQGLDAGTSDDSGRASEQLHGPGIPRDCQDADSSRDHLSDASSHCSSGKGYICDSEGEDDKGSDAESILFESSTPPPLARKYELPSSSPHVLPPANGAGGSPPDTGGQISNPATDAPAPIPPPVPASAPVPTAPSPPSPTLPPHISQPPMTSPLAANPRAIAPQQRPASPALPPPSLSQQPHTTIPALHTPNVPLVSSSHTTSPAVASLGVTPAAPSNGATTTSYPPSIPMAAYPQTQPSYPPLYTPYTALNHSPYLPPAVPSPSHSASSRAEVRGSRASPCTNISKQPVGNNTTNHNTPLSAATTTCVSTITNTVTTANTIAHRDMVACSITGRNNNSPRGHSPSRERDSYSSNVSSLSRGSITPVSVPNTSSPANSSLPAYSKPQGWIGSSTTSQLSPATATSVPRPTPPPVPLGMHTFPPPMFAAPLPPPVSSSSPHTSLPSLPPPTTNPNPFSAESLFQTRVTHVAGQADLLRRELDSRFLASQDRNVAVGNLGPPPYLRTEMHHHQHQHTHVHQHTTPLLPPTAATTLFPPPIFKDIPKLGGVESPFFRGNLNLSGYSGFNTGLLHPGIGPPSTPFVAPNHLTSFAPKKSGKWNAMHVRIAWEIYHHQQKQQAESKAGGVVSTKTELLRPPGHLYPGGPGSGLGIGAPPMAPPFPTNMPPAHPAPPPPHPGFLSTPASHLGTGMSPFGRYPSTFGAPNPNFPGLSSFPPSREMPPLGGLGSVHDPWRGLQRASTGFPPTTVAWSLKPEPPAIDRRAELEERERERERERERERERERERERERERERLRREKEREREREREEQRERERREREKEEKRKQQEAAERERERRDKERREMERREMERERLLHQNRQHVVVGRDRSPLRNGSGPMDTGEVRVKEEPRSKDDEVVMLPRQPGPGPGAPPTQGPGPSPLPDARYHHPHPHSYLARHPHSMPAPHSMPRSMLPGLGAHPMQHFPPPSAPTGQPGGPWPGDPFRDYRYDPLQQLRYNPLMAAAYRAEEEERAKQLYGGYPPPPVNSLRSKDPSPGPLSNLHMHHRAGPGPGVPTRQLEPALMHADIHKKEDASQSR; encoded by the exons ATGTCTTCTCTTTCTTCCTCGCTCTTCCTCTGCTGCCTTCCTCGTCCTTCCCTCCCCACCTTTTTCCCACTAGCGCCTTCCCCTCCACTTTCTACGTCCTCCGATCCTTCCTCCGGCTCGCCTCCCTTCACCTTTTCCCCGCTTTGGCTACCTCTTTCATTCTCCCCCCACCATTCGTGTGCTGCATCGCGCACACGAGACACACGGTTGCTAGCTGCGAATCCTGCTGTCATCTTCTGCGAACGCTCCCGTCTGTTTCGAAAG AGTGCAATAAAGCTAGCTGGTAAAAATAATGTCAAGAAGCTGCATACGCTGCTGTCAATAGTAGAAGAGAAGCCAAAAGTGGACACAGGACAAAATAATAGACACAACGAGCATCACATCAAAAATCACTTCAAGCACAACCATTATACACACAATTCCATACTGACACCTTCGACGCTTAACCAG GGCCTAGATGCAGGTACAAGCGACGATAGTGGTAGAGCATCTGAACAACTGCACGGCCCTGGTATACCTAGGGATTGCCAGGACGCAGACAGTTCCAGGGACCACCTCAGCGAT GCTAGCAGTCATTGCAGTTCGGGTAAaggttatatc TGTGATAGTGAAGGAGAAGACGATAAG GGCTCGGATGCTGAATCGATACTCTTTGAATCTTCTACCCCACCACCCCTTGCACGTAAAT ACGAGTTGCCATCATCTTCACCACACGTATTGCCTCCAGCAAACGGGGCCGGAGGTTCTCCTCCAGACACTGGCGGACAAATTTCCAACCCAGCAACGGATGCTCCAGCACCAATACCACCACCTGTGCCTGCATCTGCACCAGTACCTACAGCGCCAAGTCCTCCCAGCCCTACTCTGCCCCCTCACATATCCCAGCCACCT ATGACTAGTCCACTGGCAGCGAACCCACGTGCAATAGCTCCGCAGCAGCGACCAGCTTCCCCAGCTCTGCCACCTCCATCCTTGTCTCAACAGCCTCATACTACGATACCTGCGTTACACACACCTAATGTGCCCCTCGTTTCGTCGAGTCATACAACTAGTCCTGCGGTAGCCAGTTTAGGTGTCACCCCAGCAGCACCGTCAAACGGAGCAACCACCACCAGCTATCCACCGTCGATACCCATGGCCGCTTATCCCCAAACTCAACCATCTTATCCGCCTCTTTATACACCATACACTGCTCTAAACCACAGCCCATACCTTCCACCCGCGGTACCTTCTCCCTCCCATTCTGCATCATCACGGGCAGAAGTG AGAGGTAGTAGAGCTTCCCCGTGTACTAATATAAGTAAACAGCCTGTAGGAAATAATACCACAAACCATAATACTCCCCTGAGCGCTGCCACCACGACATGCGTATCCACGATAACCAACACAGTCACTACGGCGAACACCATTGCTCATAGAGACATGGTAGCCTGTAGCATAACTGGAAGAAACAATAACTCGCCTCGCGGACACAGCCCGAGCCGGGAAAGGGATAGTTACAG CAGCAACGTGAGTAGCCTAAGTCGAGGTAGCATAACACCAGTGAGTGTGCCAAACACATCTTCTCCAGCGAATTCTAGTCTACCTGCTTACTCCAAGCCACAAGGATGGATTGG CAGCAGCACAACTTCGCAACTTTCCCCGGCAACAGCGACATCAGTTCCAAGACCAACTCCTCCACCGGTACCTTTAGGCATGCACACGTTTCCACCACCAATGTTCGCCGCACCGTTACCACCCCCTGTCTCCAGTTCCAGTCCACATACGTCATTGCCTTCGCTACCACCACCAACGACCAATCCCAATCCGTTCTCGGCAGAGTCGCTCTTTCAAACAA GGGTGACTCATGTCGCAGGTCAAGCAGACCTGTTAAGGCGAGAGCTTGATAGCAGGTTTTTGGCATCACAAGATAGAAACGTTGCAGTTGGCAATTTGGGCCCACCACCGTACCTTAGGACAGAGATGCACCACCATCAACATCAACATACTCATGTACATCAGCACACGACACCTTTACTTCCACCAACGGCAGCTACAACCTTGTTTCCACCTCCAATT TTTAAGGATATCCCCAAACTGGGAGGAGTTGAGTCACCATTTTTTCGTGGCAATTTAAATCTCTCCGGTTACTCTGGTTTCAACACCGGACTCTTGCATCCAGGTATTGGGCCGCCTTCAACACCCTTCGTTGCACCGAATCATTTAACATCGTTTGCACCGAAG AAAAGTGGAAAATGGAATGCAATGCATGTGCGTATTGCTTGGGAAATTTATCATCATCAGCAGAAACAACAAGCAGAATCAAAGGCTGGAGGAGTTGTTAGTACCAAAACGGAACTACTTAGACCGCCAGGTCATCTTTATCCAGGAGGGCCAGGAAGTGGTCTGGGAATTGGAGCGCCACCAATGGCACCTCCATTCCCCACAAACATGCCTCCTGCCCATCCTGCACCACCGCCACCACATCCTGGTTTCCTATCTACGCCAGCGTCGCATTTAG GAACAGGAATGTCGCCATTCGGCAGATATCCGTCAACGTTTGGCGCGCCGAATCCTAATTTTCCAGGTCTTTCTAGCTTCCCTCCTTCAAGAGAAATGCCGCCGTTGGGAGGACTTGGTTCTGTTCACGATCCATGGAGGGG ATTGCAACGAGCCTCGACCGGATTTCCGCCGACCACCGTTGCCTGGAGTCTAAAGCCGGAACCTCCAGCGATTGACAGACGAGCCGAACTCGAGGAGCGAGAACGCGAGCGTGAACGGGAACGGGAGCGAGAGCGGGAGCGTGAACGCGAACGAGAGCGCGAACGCGAACGTGAACGTTTGAGACGCGAGAAAGAACGGGAGCGTGAACGGGAACGTGAGGAgcagcgcgagcgcgagcgacgTGAACGCGAAAAGGAAGAAAAGAGGAAACAGCAGGAAGCTgccgagagagaacgagagaggcgAGATAAGGAGCGTCGCGAAATGGAGAGACGTGAGATGGAGCGAGAAAGATTGTTGCATCAGAATCGGCAACACGTGGTCGTAGGACGAGATAGATCGCCTTTGAGGAACGGGTCAGGACCGATGGATACCGGTGAAGTCCGCGTGAAGGAGGAACCGCGAAGCAAAGACGACGAAGTCGTAATGCTTCCAAGACAACCGGGCCCTGGTCCTGGAGCGCCACCCACACAAGGACCTGGTCCTAGTCCACTGCCTGATGCGAGGTACCATCATCCTCATCCACACTCGTACCTGGCCAGACATCCGCACAGTATGCCAGCGCCCCATTCCATGCCACGAAGCATGCTTCCCGGCTTAGGTGCGCACCCGATGCAGCATTTTCCACCACCGTCAGCACCCACTGGCCAACCTGGAGGTCCTTGGCCTGGCGATCCTTTCAGGGATTACCGCTACGATCCTCTTCAACAGCTACGGTATAACCCATTGATGGCTGCTGCGTATCGGGCAGAGGAAGAAGAAAGAGCCAAGCAACTGTACGGCGGATATCCCCCACCACCTGTAAATTCTCTTAGGAGCAAGGACCCTAGTCCCGGCCCATTGAGTAATCTACACATGCATCATAGAGCCGGCCCTGGGCCTGGAGTACCAACGAGACAATTGGAGCCTGCTCTGATGCACGCGGACATACACAAAAAGGAGGATGCGTCCCAATCCCGATGA